In the genome of Montipora foliosa isolate CH-2021 chromosome 3, ASM3666993v2, whole genome shotgun sequence, one region contains:
- the LOC137996536 gene encoding protein CMSS1-like, translating into MADDLGNEWWLDAKDSEDTAKDEETKKKKRKREEPSAHILNSDISDKAPDVNDTNKVKTKKKQKKPKIESITTTLDGSKVTDVLWSTFCNCTSGSLSALELEDIMIDESCCLTDDTVHTGALEEFSAYLTQVIPKWSGRVTKLNKKGHRGCPLLLVVSSAATRIVELNRASVKFKGDCKTVKLFAKHIKISEQEHFLESYVVHFGLGTPSRILKLLQNGSLKTSRLKYVILDWTWRDKKLRSMIDIPEVQKELVILLKDYIFPLAKASKLKIGLF; encoded by the exons atggcggacgacttAGGCAATGAGTGGTGGCTGGACGCAAAGGACTCGGAAGACACCG CGAAAGATGAggaaacgaagaaaaaaaagagaaaacgagAGGAGCCGAGCGCCCACATTCTTAATAGCGACATAAGTGACAAAGCG CCTGATGTTAACGATACAAATAAAGTGAAAAcgaagaaaaagcaaaagaaacccAAG ATTGAAAGTATCACAACCACACTGGATGGCAGCAAAGTGACAGATGTATTATGGTCCACTTTCTGCAATTGTACCTCTGGGTCACTTTCAGCATTAGAGTTGGAGGATATTATGATAGATG AATCGTGCTGCTTGACAGATGATACAGTTCATACTGGGGCATTAGAAGAATTTTCTGCATATCTCACTCaag TGATTCCTAAGTGGTCAGGGAGAGTCACAAAACTGAACAAGAAAGGTCATAGAGGCTGTCCTCTCCTTCTCGTTGTTTCATCTGCTGCAACTAGAATTGTGGAACTAAATAG AGCGTCAGTAAAATTCAAGGGAGATTGTAAAACAGTCAAACTGTTTGCAAAGCACATAAAG ATTTCTGAACAAGAACATTTCCTTGAGTCATACGTAGTTCACTTTGGCCTTGGAACACCAAGCCGCATTTTGAAGCTTCTGCAAAATG gttcgTTAAAAACATCTCGGTTAAAGTATGTGATCCTCGACTGGACGTGGAGAGATAAAAAGCTGCGCAGTATGATTGATATACCAGAG gtgcaAAAAGAGCTTGTTATCCTCCTGAAGGATTATATTTTCCCCCTAGCAAAAGCCTCAAAACTAAAGATTGGTTTATTTTGA
- the LOC137995175 gene encoding histamine H2 receptor-like: MAANTIETILTSILLMIVSVVAVVGNFLVILAILWNKRLHTVCNFLFLNLAVADLLQGAIAMPLRLADQLNQTDSNRPLIPCLVVIPLTVFLFGASNFNLTLISLDRYLALSRPFLYPTLVVPWRVALTIAASWLLIFIIAFLPIMGWGASDMANVTDICLYSTTLSREYLFMLFSVVNLAVIVVLAFTNYYILKTARRQIRDICSINRAQAFILQKPFSITFPTNRIQPSADSNIRTAMTISNGSLNHKSTKIVLIIVGMFVFLTMPITVIDVVYLCGCSKCIPVVVVKVTVIMAYANACVNVFLYAGFNTEMWNTWVSIYRKSKETVPQFLGVTRKTNIQQKNCKQNVQ, encoded by the coding sequence ATGGCCGCGAATACAATTGAAACGATTTTGACCTCAATTCTTCTCATGATAGTTTCAGTTGTGGCCGTTGTTGGGAATTTCTTGGTCATCTTGGCGATTTTGTGGAACAAAAGGCTTCATACAgtttgtaattttctttttcttaaccTAGCTGTTGCCGATTTGCTTCAAGGAGCCATTGCTATGCCGCTTCGTCTTGCAGATCAGCTCAATCAAACAGACAGCAACAGACCGCTGATTCCATGCCTCGTGGTTATACCACTCACAGTTTTCCTTTTTGGTGCATCAAACTTTAACCTGACTCTAATAAGTCTTGATCGATATCTGGCGCTAAGTCGACCTTTTCTCTACCCCACCCTGGTTGTGCCCTGGAGAGTGGCTCTTACCATCGCAGCCTCTTGGCTGCTGATTTTTATTATTGCTTTTCTGCCTATAATGGGTTGGGGAGCTTCTGACATGGCAAATGTTACTGACATCTGCTTGTACTCCACAACGCTCAGCAGAGAATACTTGTTTATGTTATTTTCTGTTGTCAACTTAGCCGTCATCGTTGTCCTGGCATTCACCAATTACTATATCCTCAAAACTGCAAGAAGACAGATTCGCGACATATGCAGTATCAACCGGGCACAAGCATTTATTTTACAGAAGCCATTTTCAATAACGTTCCCTACCAATCGAATCCAACCATCTGCCGACTCCAACATCCGAACAGCAATGACGATTTCCAACGGGAGCTTAAACCACAAAAGCACGAAGATTGTTTTGATTATCGTTGGTATGTTCGTGTTTTTGACAATGCCAATCACGGTGATTGATGTTGTCTATCTGTGTGGTTGCTCAAAATGCATCCCTGTGGTAGTAGTCAAGGTAACTGTAATTATGGCGTACGCTAACGCCTGCGTCAACGTGTTTTTATACGCAGGTTTCAATACAGAAATGTGGAATACTTGGGTCAGTATTTACAGGAAGTCAAAAGAAACAGTACCACAGTTCCTGGGAGTAACACGAAAAACAAATATCCAGCAAAAAAACTGCAAACAGAATGTTCAGTAG